One window of the Periophthalmus magnuspinnatus isolate fPerMag1 chromosome 17, fPerMag1.2.pri, whole genome shotgun sequence genome contains the following:
- the tmem68 gene encoding transmembrane protein 68 produces the protein MSSSQNQSCVWESEDTLSLLLCLFQTFEAWAGLGQMEDYLSVLEYILWVFTPLAVVFILPFLIVILLYLSILFLHVYKRKNQLREAYCNNLWDGARKTLATLWDGHGAIWHGYEIHGMEKVPDHGPALIVYYHGAIPIDYYYFLANVILQKGRTCHSVADHFLFKIPGFKLLLEVFSVIHGPQEECVRALRSGHLLGISPGGVREALFSDETYPLHWGKRRGFAQVAIDAQVPIIPMFTQNVREGFRSLGTLRFFRWLYERFRLPAAPIYGGFPVKFRTFLGDPIPYDPNINSAQLAEKVQKAVQALIDEHQQIPGSILRALFERVYTRHKLKDPPKKKRTQVGLNQDGNRTEPSLKQD, from the exons ATGTCCTCCTCTCAGAACCAGTCTTGTGTTTGGGAGTCTGAGGACACACTCTCTCTGTTG ttATGCTTGTTCCAAACGTTCGAGGCCTGGGCTGGTCTTGGGCAGATGGAGGATTATCTCTCCGTCCTGGAGTACATTCTCTGGGTCTTCACTCCTCTGGCCGTGGTCTTCATCCTGCCCTTCCTCATCGTcatcctcctctacctctccatcctctttctCCACGTCTACAAG AGGAAGAATCAGCTGAGAGAAGCATACTGCAACAACTTATGGGACGGAGCCCGGAAAACACTGGCCACTCTCTGGGACGGACATGGGGCCATCTGGCATG GCTATGAGATCCACGGCATGGAGAAGGTCCCAGACCACGGCCCTGCTCTCATCGTTTACTATCACGGGGCCATTcctattgattattattattttttggcaaatgtGATTCTGCAAAAGGGCCGCACCTGTCACTCTGTGGCTGACCACTTCCTCTTCAAGATCCCAG GATTTAAGCTGCTGCTGGAGGTGTTCAGTGTGATCCATGGGCCCCAGGAGGAGTGTGTCAGAGCCCTGAGGAGCGGGCACCTTCTGGGCATCTCTCCTGGAGGGGTACGGGAGGCACTCTTCAGTGACGAGACCTACCccctgcactggggcaagaggAGGGGGTTTGCCCAGGTCGCTATAGATGCACAAGTg CCAATAATTCCGATGTTTACACAAAATGTTCGAGAAGGATTCAGGTCTCTGGGAACACTGC GTTTTTTTCGTTGGCTGTACGAGAGATTCCGGCTGCCTGCTGCTCCAATTTACGGTGGATTTCCTGTAAAATTCCGAACTTTCCTTGGAGATCCAATCCCATATGACCCCAACATCAACTCTGCACAACTGGCAGAAAAA GTCCAGAAGGCAGTACAAGCTTTGATAGATGAACACCAGCAGATCCCTGGAAGCATTCTCCGAGCTCTGTTTGAGAGAGTCTACACAAGACACAAACTGAAGGATCCGCCcaagaaaaaaagaactcaagtaggactaaaccaggatggaaacaggacagaaccaagtctaaagcaggactaa
- the tgs1 gene encoding trimethylguanosine synthase isoform X1, producing MLDRSRTTVLADILFFSSELSSKDQRIHCRCSRAFVIDRELYRSDNRLLKNETQPGKDEYKEETEEQTVDAEPNSEEDNVLDEESELMLKMGLPLSFSSSSEYKRNGKRVNKNPAPFWVMGPDEEDDSDDVEEDEPEPEAEQTIVDTKEEDWQKYWAEQGESLLWTHWLEKNPDFGSQPDLDPPWTNPDLKTSWDLHYKKTYYDYQNQFYYWTDQGWTVDCLSESGTEEQGGGGEREGEETYRLTEEFKSFCTLKTPGDYPNVDIKNTFVKNEGGEEAEPSDGGTDDKNPSECCPVNSEPQTGSQPTAGGVNRSESRRKMSSEEEEDEPPEKPQVKLKRSHELDLEESPQPMSEESWRKLGLKRNPNPIFSSVFSAKGFQKQQKKKKQNRKPNKHIRFTDDDSQSSSTLSKVKDFLGNIQRNTEVCEQSEATTSEPSPQCEPGNMDIAEESKEGLKNDRNMEEEEKKEEIENIEEERTVPCGSNSSSLWDPGAEEGDEGEELNRAQNKRPLPCLETPDFLLPESSEGVSADSAPWPQRNRRGKQRRTDPIPEEVAAEPELAKYWAQRHRLFSRFDQGIRLDREGWFSVTPEKIAEHIAVRVQSTFRSAQLIVDAFCGVGGNAIQFALSGSRVLAVDIDPVRLDLTRHNAAVYGVADRMDFIQGDFLQLAPRLRGDVVFLAPPWGGPAYLNADVFNIQTMMEPDGFEIFQKAKLISDNIVYFLPRNADMDQIASLAGPGGRVEVEQNFLNNKLKTITAYFGDLIKSSGSEEDCVSHNATQQD from the exons ATGTTGGACCGAAGCAGGACCACAGTTCTGGCGGACATCTTGTTTTTCAGCAGTGAACTCTCCTCCAAAGACCAGCGCATCCACTGCCGCTGCTCCCGGGCTTTTGTCAT AGACCGCGAATTGTATCGTTCTGACAATCGACTTCTCAAGAATGAAACACAGCCAGGTAAG GATGAGTAtaaggaggaaacagaggagcaaACTGTAGACGCTGAACCAAATTCAGAGGAAGACAATGTTTTGGACGAAGAGTCTGAGCTGATGTTAAAGATGGGActtcctctgtccttctccagctcctcagaATACAAGAGAAAC GGGAAGAGGGTGAACAAGAACCCAGCTCCATTTTGGGTCATGGGACCAGACGAAGAGGATGATTCTGATG ATGTAGAAGAGGATGAGCCTGAACCTGAGGCTGAACAAACAATAGTCGACACAAAAGAGGAGGACTGGCAAAAGTACTGGG CTGAACAGGGGGAGTCTTTGCTCTGGACCCACTGGTTGGAGAAGAATCCGGACTTTGGATCTCAACCAGATTTGGACCCTCCCTGGACCAACCCGGACCTAAAGACCTCCTGGGATCTGCACTACAAGAAGACCTACTACGACTACCAAAACCAGTTCTACTACTGGACCGACCAGGGCTGGACTGTGGACTGTCTTTCAGAAagtgggacagaggagcagggaggaggcggggagagagaaggggaggagaccTATCGACTGACTGAAGAATTCAAAAGTTTTTGCACCTTAAAAACACCTGGAGATTATCCAAATGttgacattaaaaatacatttgtgaaaaatgaaggaggagaggaagcagagcCGAGTGATGGAGGAACTGATGATAAAAACCCCTCTGAATGTTGCCCAGTCAACTCAGAGCCACAAACAg GGTCACAGCCGACTGCTGGAGGAGTGAACAGGAGTGAGTCCAGGAGGAAGATGTCGTCcgaggaagaggaagatgagCCTCCAGAAAAGCCTCAGGTCAAACTCAAACGCAG TCATGAGCTGGACCTAGAGGAGAGCCCACAGCCCATGTCCGAAGAATCCTGGAGAAAACTGGGACTTAAACGCAACCCAAACCCAAT CTTCTCGAGTGTGTTCAGTGCTAAAGGATTtcagaaacaacagaaaaagaaaaaacaaaaccgtAAGCCGAACAAACACATTCGGTTCACAGACGACGACTCTCAGAGCAGCTCCACTCTCAGTAAG GTGAAGGATTTTCTTGGGAACATCCAAAGAAACACGGAAGTTTGTGAACAATCGGAAGCTACAACATCAGAGCCCAGTCCACAATGCGAACCAGGAAATATGGACATCGCAGAGGAGAGCAAAGAGGGATTAAAGAATGatagaaacatggaggaggaagagaagaaagaggagatagagaacattgaggaggagaggacagtcCCTTGTGGTTCAAATAGCAGCAGTCTGTGGGATCctggggcagaggagggagatgagggagaggagcTGAACCGAGCCCAGAACAAGAGACCTCTGCCCTGCTTAGAGACACCGGACTTCCTCCTGCCCGAGTCCTCTGAAG GTGTGAGTgcagacagcgccccctggcctcagaggaacaggagaggtaaacagaggaggacagatcCGATACCAGAGGAGGTTGCAGCTGAACCAGAGCTGGCCAAATACTGGGCCCAGAGACACAGACTGTTCTCACGCTTCGACCAGGGCATCCGGCTGGACAGAG AGGGCTGGTTCTCTGTGACCCCAGAGAAAATCGCTGAGCACATCGCTGTTCGAGTTCAGAGCACTTTTCGTTCGGCTCAGCTCATCGTCGACGCCTTCTGTGGAGTTGGAGGGAATGCCATCCAGTTTGCCCTCAGTGGCAGCAGAG TCCTGGCGGTGGACATAGACCCCGTGCGCTTAGATCTGACTCGTCATAACGCGGCGGTCTACGGCGTCGCTGACCGCATGGACTTCATTCAGGGAGACTTCCTGCAGCTCGCCCCCCGTCTCCGTGGCGACGTGGTTTTCCTGGCTCCGCCCTGGGGAGGCCCCGCCTACCTCAACGCCGACGTCTTCAACATCCAGACCATGATGGAGCCTGACGG ATTTGAGATTTTCCAAAAGGCCAAACTTATTTCTGACAACATCGTGTATTTCCTGCCTCGGAACGCTGACATGGACCAG ATCGCGTCGCTGGCTGGTCCCGGAGGTCGAGTGGAAGTGGAACAGAACTTTCTCAATAACAAACTGAAAACCATCACTGCATATTTCGGGGATTTAATAAAGTCCAGTGGCTCAGAGGAGGACTGtgtttcccacaatgcaacacaACAAGACTGA
- the tgs1 gene encoding trimethylguanosine synthase isoform X2, with protein MLDRSRTTVLADILFFSSELSSKDQRIHCRCSRAFVIDRELYRSDNRLLKNETQPEDEYKEETEEQTVDAEPNSEEDNVLDEESELMLKMGLPLSFSSSSEYKRNGKRVNKNPAPFWVMGPDEEDDSDDVEEDEPEPEAEQTIVDTKEEDWQKYWAEQGESLLWTHWLEKNPDFGSQPDLDPPWTNPDLKTSWDLHYKKTYYDYQNQFYYWTDQGWTVDCLSESGTEEQGGGGEREGEETYRLTEEFKSFCTLKTPGDYPNVDIKNTFVKNEGGEEAEPSDGGTDDKNPSECCPVNSEPQTGSQPTAGGVNRSESRRKMSSEEEEDEPPEKPQVKLKRSHELDLEESPQPMSEESWRKLGLKRNPNPIFSSVFSAKGFQKQQKKKKQNRKPNKHIRFTDDDSQSSSTLSKVKDFLGNIQRNTEVCEQSEATTSEPSPQCEPGNMDIAEESKEGLKNDRNMEEEEKKEEIENIEEERTVPCGSNSSSLWDPGAEEGDEGEELNRAQNKRPLPCLETPDFLLPESSEGVSADSAPWPQRNRRGKQRRTDPIPEEVAAEPELAKYWAQRHRLFSRFDQGIRLDREGWFSVTPEKIAEHIAVRVQSTFRSAQLIVDAFCGVGGNAIQFALSGSRVLAVDIDPVRLDLTRHNAAVYGVADRMDFIQGDFLQLAPRLRGDVVFLAPPWGGPAYLNADVFNIQTMMEPDGFEIFQKAKLISDNIVYFLPRNADMDQIASLAGPGGRVEVEQNFLNNKLKTITAYFGDLIKSSGSEEDCVSHNATQQD; from the exons ATGTTGGACCGAAGCAGGACCACAGTTCTGGCGGACATCTTGTTTTTCAGCAGTGAACTCTCCTCCAAAGACCAGCGCATCCACTGCCGCTGCTCCCGGGCTTTTGTCAT AGACCGCGAATTGTATCGTTCTGACAATCGACTTCTCAAGAATGAAACACAGCCAG AGGATGAGTAtaaggaggaaacagaggagcaaACTGTAGACGCTGAACCAAATTCAGAGGAAGACAATGTTTTGGACGAAGAGTCTGAGCTGATGTTAAAGATGGGActtcctctgtccttctccagctcctcagaATACAAGAGAAAC GGGAAGAGGGTGAACAAGAACCCAGCTCCATTTTGGGTCATGGGACCAGACGAAGAGGATGATTCTGATG ATGTAGAAGAGGATGAGCCTGAACCTGAGGCTGAACAAACAATAGTCGACACAAAAGAGGAGGACTGGCAAAAGTACTGGG CTGAACAGGGGGAGTCTTTGCTCTGGACCCACTGGTTGGAGAAGAATCCGGACTTTGGATCTCAACCAGATTTGGACCCTCCCTGGACCAACCCGGACCTAAAGACCTCCTGGGATCTGCACTACAAGAAGACCTACTACGACTACCAAAACCAGTTCTACTACTGGACCGACCAGGGCTGGACTGTGGACTGTCTTTCAGAAagtgggacagaggagcagggaggaggcggggagagagaaggggaggagaccTATCGACTGACTGAAGAATTCAAAAGTTTTTGCACCTTAAAAACACCTGGAGATTATCCAAATGttgacattaaaaatacatttgtgaaaaatgaaggaggagaggaagcagagcCGAGTGATGGAGGAACTGATGATAAAAACCCCTCTGAATGTTGCCCAGTCAACTCAGAGCCACAAACAg GGTCACAGCCGACTGCTGGAGGAGTGAACAGGAGTGAGTCCAGGAGGAAGATGTCGTCcgaggaagaggaagatgagCCTCCAGAAAAGCCTCAGGTCAAACTCAAACGCAG TCATGAGCTGGACCTAGAGGAGAGCCCACAGCCCATGTCCGAAGAATCCTGGAGAAAACTGGGACTTAAACGCAACCCAAACCCAAT CTTCTCGAGTGTGTTCAGTGCTAAAGGATTtcagaaacaacagaaaaagaaaaaacaaaaccgtAAGCCGAACAAACACATTCGGTTCACAGACGACGACTCTCAGAGCAGCTCCACTCTCAGTAAG GTGAAGGATTTTCTTGGGAACATCCAAAGAAACACGGAAGTTTGTGAACAATCGGAAGCTACAACATCAGAGCCCAGTCCACAATGCGAACCAGGAAATATGGACATCGCAGAGGAGAGCAAAGAGGGATTAAAGAATGatagaaacatggaggaggaagagaagaaagaggagatagagaacattgaggaggagaggacagtcCCTTGTGGTTCAAATAGCAGCAGTCTGTGGGATCctggggcagaggagggagatgagggagaggagcTGAACCGAGCCCAGAACAAGAGACCTCTGCCCTGCTTAGAGACACCGGACTTCCTCCTGCCCGAGTCCTCTGAAG GTGTGAGTgcagacagcgccccctggcctcagaggaacaggagaggtaaacagaggaggacagatcCGATACCAGAGGAGGTTGCAGCTGAACCAGAGCTGGCCAAATACTGGGCCCAGAGACACAGACTGTTCTCACGCTTCGACCAGGGCATCCGGCTGGACAGAG AGGGCTGGTTCTCTGTGACCCCAGAGAAAATCGCTGAGCACATCGCTGTTCGAGTTCAGAGCACTTTTCGTTCGGCTCAGCTCATCGTCGACGCCTTCTGTGGAGTTGGAGGGAATGCCATCCAGTTTGCCCTCAGTGGCAGCAGAG TCCTGGCGGTGGACATAGACCCCGTGCGCTTAGATCTGACTCGTCATAACGCGGCGGTCTACGGCGTCGCTGACCGCATGGACTTCATTCAGGGAGACTTCCTGCAGCTCGCCCCCCGTCTCCGTGGCGACGTGGTTTTCCTGGCTCCGCCCTGGGGAGGCCCCGCCTACCTCAACGCCGACGTCTTCAACATCCAGACCATGATGGAGCCTGACGG ATTTGAGATTTTCCAAAAGGCCAAACTTATTTCTGACAACATCGTGTATTTCCTGCCTCGGAACGCTGACATGGACCAG ATCGCGTCGCTGGCTGGTCCCGGAGGTCGAGTGGAAGTGGAACAGAACTTTCTCAATAACAAACTGAAAACCATCACTGCATATTTCGGGGATTTAATAAAGTCCAGTGGCTCAGAGGAGGACTGtgtttcccacaatgcaacacaACAAGACTGA